One genomic region from Leptospira tipperaryensis encodes:
- a CDS encoding NAD(P)/FAD-dependent oxidoreductase codes for MSQIQKILIAGGGYAGIIAANRLARKKLPLEITLITAQEDFQERIRNHQILAGTLKKKYSIRSLLHNKVNLVVAKIEGIGTQKKQVILENGDIHHYNFLIYSLGICGSTIPKFTDQYVQLTEKMDCARMHEILKKKKTAKITVLGAGLSGIEAASELREQFPNVKISLIEANQFGKGFSVEAIIRIKEFFLKNRIELMEHSKILKYEKDHIVAADGKKIYHDVCVLANGFSASPIGSISGLRTNPIGQVYVNSFLEVEDHPEIIGAGDAVQIVSSGYDHLRMACATALPMGIYAAERLSHQLGAKSKKGEHPFSIAYLGRNVSLGRKDGLIQESEPDDTPTGKIWTSQSAVWIKELICKFTVLSFRLEKKFDFYFWKSFPDAKEEFNAKTLATPSEK; via the coding sequence ATGTCGCAAATCCAAAAAATCTTGATCGCAGGCGGAGGTTACGCGGGAATCATCGCCGCCAATCGTCTCGCGAGAAAAAAACTTCCTCTGGAAATCACTTTGATCACCGCCCAAGAAGATTTTCAGGAAAGAATTCGAAATCATCAAATTCTCGCGGGAACTCTCAAGAAAAAATATTCTATACGCTCGCTTCTTCATAATAAAGTCAACTTAGTCGTTGCCAAAATCGAAGGAATCGGAACTCAGAAAAAACAAGTCATTTTAGAAAACGGTGATATTCACCATTACAATTTCTTAATATATTCTCTTGGAATCTGCGGTTCAACGATTCCGAAATTTACGGATCAATATGTTCAACTCACCGAAAAAATGGATTGTGCGAGAATGCACGAGATTCTTAAAAAAAAGAAAACCGCAAAGATTACGGTATTAGGAGCCGGACTCAGCGGAATCGAAGCGGCTTCGGAACTCAGAGAACAATTTCCGAACGTAAAAATATCCCTTATCGAAGCGAATCAATTTGGAAAAGGATTTTCGGTCGAGGCGATCATAAGGATCAAAGAATTCTTTTTGAAGAACCGCATCGAACTGATGGAACATTCAAAAATCTTAAAATATGAGAAGGATCATATCGTCGCCGCCGACGGGAAAAAAATTTATCACGACGTTTGTGTTTTAGCAAACGGATTTTCGGCTTCTCCGATCGGATCGATCTCCGGATTGAGAACCAATCCGATCGGCCAGGTTTACGTGAATTCTTTTTTGGAAGTCGAGGATCATCCCGAAATCATCGGAGCCGGGGACGCGGTTCAGATCGTTTCTTCGGGTTACGATCATCTTAGAATGGCTTGCGCAACCGCTTTGCCGATGGGAATCTACGCCGCCGAAAGACTGTCTCATCAACTGGGAGCAAAATCGAAAAAAGGGGAACATCCGTTTTCGATCGCCTATTTGGGAAGAAATGTAAGCTTAGGAAGAAAGGACGGTCTCATTCAAGAATCGGAACCGGATGATACGCCGACCGGGAAAATTTGGACTTCTCAAAGCGCCGTATGGATCAAAGAGTTGATTTGTAAATTTACCGTGTTGTCCTTTCGTTTGGAAAAGAAGTTTGATTTTTACTTTTGGAAATCTTTTCCAGATGCCAAAGAAGAATTTAACGCGAAAACACTCGCTACTCCCTCGGAGAAATAA
- a CDS encoding cytochrome-c peroxidase has product MFRILSIICLLLALQACKEPVQKAELESFVVKNVIHPSNNPYNKDKVELGKLLYFDKRLSLKGDTNCAICHSLEIQNSETSSVPRNQIHKSVAPPLTNVALYKDVFTDPQANDLEEIVKERVHTALMLKDEKTIVTRLNQVAEYRDLFEKSFGSPGITMDRIVKAISAFERTIISKNSKFDRYVMGEESALTPSQKRGMDVFMNKAKCNQCHNGPNFSDSTQHTTGLKGITQKIRTPSLRDVSKKNEFMHNGEFTKLEDVVNHFVSGGSKGSIEDPLLKPAAITEEEKKDLIEFLKSLEGESHPLEMPKIPRA; this is encoded by the coding sequence ATGTTTAGGATTTTGTCCATAATCTGTCTTCTGTTAGCGCTCCAAGCCTGCAAAGAACCCGTTCAAAAAGCGGAACTGGAAAGTTTTGTCGTAAAGAACGTAATTCATCCCAGTAACAATCCTTATAATAAGGACAAAGTAGAATTGGGAAAATTGCTCTATTTTGATAAGCGACTTTCTCTCAAAGGAGATACGAACTGTGCGATCTGTCATTCCTTGGAAATACAGAATTCGGAAACTAGTTCTGTTCCTCGAAATCAAATTCATAAATCCGTCGCTCCCCCGTTAACGAATGTCGCATTATACAAAGATGTTTTTACGGATCCTCAAGCAAACGATCTGGAAGAGATTGTAAAAGAAAGAGTGCATACGGCTCTGATGCTCAAAGACGAAAAGACCATCGTCACAAGGCTCAATCAAGTCGCGGAATACAGAGATCTTTTTGAAAAGTCTTTCGGTTCTCCCGGCATTACTATGGATCGAATCGTAAAGGCGATCTCGGCGTTTGAGAGAACGATCATTTCTAAAAATTCTAAGTTTGATCGCTACGTGATGGGAGAAGAATCCGCTTTGACTCCTTCTCAAAAACGAGGAATGGACGTCTTTATGAATAAGGCGAAATGCAATCAGTGTCACAACGGACCGAATTTTTCCGATTCAACGCAGCACACGACCGGCCTCAAAGGAATCACGCAGAAGATTCGAACTCCGAGTCTGAGAGACGTCAGTAAAAAGAATGAATTTATGCACAACGGAGAATTTACAAAGTTGGAAGACGTAGTGAATCACTTTGTGAGCGGCGGTTCGAAAGGTTCCATCGAAGATCCTCTTTTAAAACCCGCGGCGATTACCGAAGAGGAAAAGAAAGATCTGATCGAGTTTCTAAAATCCTTAGAAGGGGAATCACATCCTCTCGAAATGCCTAAGATCCCGAGAGCTTAG
- a CDS encoding MarR family winged helix-turn-helix transcriptional regulator, whose translation MSVQPEKIVHLLSGISERIFFSLSLSYKKEGYKDISPPQGAVLCALRNKMPESMTSISKKIFRDRSTVTQIVKRLVANGYVERFKNIEDSRVSEIVLTEKGKAARSAVIRSSRKMFTRIYKNTTYEERRILISLLEKVDSGS comes from the coding sequence ATGAGTGTGCAGCCTGAAAAAATCGTACACTTACTCTCCGGGATTTCGGAAAGAATTTTCTTCAGCCTTTCGTTGAGTTACAAAAAAGAAGGATACAAGGATATCAGTCCGCCGCAAGGAGCCGTCCTCTGCGCGTTGCGAAATAAGATGCCGGAGTCGATGACTTCTATCTCGAAAAAAATTTTTAGAGATAGATCCACAGTCACACAGATCGTCAAACGATTGGTCGCAAATGGTTACGTGGAACGATTCAAAAACATAGAAGACTCTCGAGTTTCCGAAATCGTCCTAACCGAAAAAGGAAAAGCCGCGAGATCCGCGGTCATTCGCTCTTCTAGAAAAATGTTCACAAGAATTTATAAAAATACTACCTATGAAGAAAGAAGAATCCTCATATCACTTTTGGAAAAAGTAGATTCCGGAAGCTGA